In the genome of Loxodonta africana isolate mLoxAfr1 chromosome 16, mLoxAfr1.hap2, whole genome shotgun sequence, one region contains:
- the DUSP29 gene encoding dual specificity phosphatase 29 gives MTSCRKKRKSFGSKMTSRAPKTSLKNAYPSARRLLPKEEREAEDYCTPGAFELERLFWKGSPQYTHVNEVWPQLYIGDEATALDRYQLQKAGFTHVLNAAHGRWNVDTGPDYYRDMAIEYHGVEADDLPTFDLSVYFYPAATFIEDALRDDHNKILVHCAMGRSRSATLVLAYLMIHRDMTLVDAIQQVAKNRCVLPNRGFLKQLRELDKQLVQQRRQAQRGDGEDASKEEL, from the exons ATGACCAgctgcagaaagaaaagaaaatcctttggCTCCAAAATGACTTCCAGAGCACCAAAGACAAGCCTCAAGAATGCCTACCCATCTGCCAGGAGGCTGCTGCCgaaggaggagagggaggcgGAGGACTACTGCACCCCTGGAGCCTTCGAGCTGGAGCGACTTTTCTGGAAGGGCAGCCCCCAATACACCCATGTCAATGAGGTCTGGCCTCAGCTCTACATTGGTGACGA GGCGACGGCGCTGGACCGCTACCAGCTGCAGAAGGCGGGCTTCACGCACGTGCTGAACGCGGCCCACGGCCGCTGGAACGTGGACACCGGGCCCGACTACTACCGCGACATGGCCATCGAGTACCATGGCGTTGAGGCCGACGACCTGCCCACCTTCGACCTCAGTGTCTACTTTTACCCGGCGGCCACCTTCATCGAAGATGCACTCAGGGATGACCACA ATAAGATCCTGGTTCACTGTGCCATGGGCCGCAGCCGGTCAGCCACCCTGGTCCTGGCCTACCTCATGATCCACAGGGACATGACCCTGGTGGACGCCATCCAGCAAGTGGCCAAGAACCGCTGCGTCCTCCCCAACCGGGGCTTTCTGAAGCAGCTCAGAGAACTGGACAAGCAGCTGGTGCAGCAGAGGCGACAGGCCCAGCGTGGGGACGGTGAGGATGCCAGCAAGGAGGAGCTGTAA